One Dasypus novemcinctus isolate mDasNov1 chromosome 1, mDasNov1.1.hap2, whole genome shotgun sequence genomic window carries:
- the DCAF16 gene encoding DDB1- and CUL4-associated factor 16: MGPRNPSPDPLSESESEEEENANYLNESFGEEWDSSEEEDPVVPNLTPLESLAWQVKCLLKYSTTWKPLNPNSWLYHAKLLDPSTPVHILREIGLRLSHCSHCVPRLEPIPEWPPFASCGVPPFEKPLTSPSRLSRDHATLNGALQFATRQLGRTLSRATPIPEYLKHMPNSCVSGCCCGWLTKTVKETTRTEPINTTYSYTDFQKAVNKLLTSSL; encoded by the coding sequence atGGGTCCCAGAAATCCCTCTCCTGATCCCCTATCAGAATCGGAAAGTGAGGAAGAGGAAAATGCTAACTACCTAAATGAGAGTTTTGGGGAAGAGTGGGATTCCTCTGAAGAAGAGGATCCTGTGGTGCCCAACCTAACACCTCTTGAGAGTCTTGCTTGGCAGGTTAAGTGCCTTTTGAAATATTCTACAACTTGGAAACCTTTAAATCCTAATTCCTGGTTATATCATGCTAAACTCCTGGATCCAAGCACACCGGTCCATATACTTCGAGAGATCGGACTAAGACTCTCCCATTGCTCCCATTGTGTACCCAGACTGGAGCCAATTCCAGAATGGCCCCCTTTCGCCTCTTGTGGAGTCCCACCTTTTGAAAAGCCACTTACAAGCCCTAGCCGGCTCTCTAGAGATCATGCCACTCTAAATGGAGCACTACAATTTGCCACAAGACAGTTAGGCCGAACTTTAAGTAGAGCCACCCCCATACCTGAATACCTAAAACATATGCCTAATTCTTGTGTTTCTGGTTGTTGCTGTGGCTGGCTAACTAAGACAGTTAAGGAAACAACTCGCACTGAACCCATCAACACTACTTATTCCTACACTGACTTCCAAAAGGCAGTCAATAAACTCCTCACCTCATCACTATAA